The DNA sequence GGCAAGGCGCTGGGGAGCGTGTCTCTCTGGCGCACCGAGATGGAGTACCCGTTCGACGCGGAGGATGCCCGGCTCCTGCGGGAAATCGCCTCGCGGGCGGCGCTGAGCGTGGACAACGCCCGTCGGTTCACCCGTGAGCACCGCGCCGCGGTCACGTTGCAGTACAGTCTGCTGCCCCTCCAGTCCACGCGGGTCACCGGGGCGCGTACCTCCGGTGTCTACCTCCCCGCCAGCGGCGGTACCAGCCCCGGCGGTGACTGGTTCGACGTGATCCCCCTGTCGTCCATGCGTATCGCCCTGGTCACCGGGGACGCCGCCGGTCACGGTGTGCAGGCCGCCACCATGATGGGCAGGCTGCGTGCCGCGGTGCGCACGCTGGCCAACCTCGACCTGCCGCCCGACGAGCTGCTCATCAACCTCGACGACCTGGTCCAGCAGGTCGCCGCGGAAGCCACCGACACCACGCACGCCGCGGACGGCGTCGGCGCGAGCTGTCTGTACGCCATCTACGACCCCGTGGCCGGGCGGTGCGCGATGGCCAGCGCGGGGCACCCCTCGCCCGCCGTGGCACGGCCGGGCGGGCAGGTCGAGTTCCTCGATCTCGACCCCGGCCCCCCGCTGGGCGTGGGTGGCCATCCGTTCGAGGTCACCGAGGTCGAGATCGAGCCCGGCAGTGTTCTGGCCTTCTACACCGACGGCCTGGTGGAACAGGGCGGCGGCGATGCCGGAGCCGGTAGGGAGCGGTTGCGGACGGCACTCGTCCAGGCCTGCGGGAGCTCGGCCTTCGACGTGGACAAGGAGTGCCGCCGGATCGTCGCCGAGCTGACACCGGCGGCGGCCGACGACGACGCGACCCTGTTGCTCGCCCACACCCATGCGATACCCGCCGACCGCACCGCCTGCTGGGAGTTCCCGGCGGATCCCGAGACGGTCACCCGGGCCCGCGCGCTGACCGTGCGGCAGCTGCACGATTGGGGGCTGGCGGAGCTGGCGTTCAGCACCGAGCTGGTCGTCAGCGAACTGATCACCAACGCCATCCGCTACGCGGGCGGCCCCATCCAGCTGGGCCTCATCCGCGACCGTGTCCTGACCTGCGAGGTCTCCGACGCCGGCACCAACCAGCCGCATCTGCGCCGGGCAGGGCTCCTGGACGAGGGAGGCCGCGGAATGTTTCTCGTCGCCCAGCTCACCACCCGATGGGGGAGCCGCTACCGCGTCGACGGAAAGACGATCTGGACAGAGCAGTCCCTGGCGTGACCAGTCGAACTCGTCGGATAGCGGCAGCGGGGTGCCCCAGCCCTACCGTTCGGCGGCCTGCGTCGGGTCGGACGACTCCTGGTCGCCGTGGGTGACGCTCAGCCCGTAGATCGTGACCTCGCCGTAGTTGCCGTCGTCGCACGGTGCGGAGTTGTCGCAGTTGGCCTGCGTGTACGCGCCTGCCTTGAAGTAGCCGCCGGAGAAGCTCTTCGACAGCGTGGTCTGCAGTACGCCGTTGTAGTAGGCCCTGATCTTCTTGTCGCTGACCACGAACTTCGCCTGGAACCTGGTGCCGAGTTCGTAGTCGTCCGTCACCAGCTTGTGGTGACTGTCGTCGCCGTCGGTGATGTAGAGCTTGCTGCCTTCCAGGCGGAACACCGAGACATCGTCGTCGGCGTCGTGGATCTGTCCGGCCACGACGTGGGGCTTGTCCTCGGGCAGCGCCGTGATGGCCTGGTCGATCACCATCGTGTGCTCGCCCGACGTCGACGACCAACTGGCCTGCGTCCGGCCCGAGTCCGTCATCTCCCGCAGCTCGGAGCGGGGGTAGCTGGAGCCGCTGGTGGTGACCCCGTTGACAGCGGCACGGAACCGCACCGCGTCGCAGTCCGGCGTCGCGGTGAACCACGGGTCGTTCGCGTACGTGGCGAGTTCGGGTTGCTTGACGTTGGTCGGCTTCTCGGCCTCGCCGATGGGCAGCCCGACATACCAATTGGTCAGATCCAGCACCTCGGCCGGGTAGTCACAGCCGCCGTCGCCGTTTCCGCTGTCGGGTCCGTTGACGGTGGTTTCGGTGATGCTGGTCCAGTCGTTGGAGGTGTTGCCGTGGCCGACGATGCGCAGATATCGGGCGGAGGCGTCGGTGAAGTCGTAGTTCTGTGGCTGCTGGGTGGTGCCGCTGCTGGTCTTTCGTCGCAGGGCGGTGGTCCATGACGATCCGTCGTCGGACAGCTGGACGTCGAAGGTGGTCTTTCTGGTGTCGCCCTTGTGCCAGGCGATGGACACCGAGCCGATGGTCTGGCGCGATCCGAGGTCGTAGCGGATCCACACCCCGTCGCCTTCGGCGGACCAGCGGGTGTCCAGGTCGTTGTCGAGCGTGTTGGCGGGGACGTTTCCGTCGTCCTCGCTGGCCGAGACTCCCGTGACGGCCACCGGGGACCCCGCCGCCGAGGCCACCGGGTGGTACGCCCCCGAGACCCCGAGGGCCAGCACTCCCCCTAAGAGCGCACGATGTATTCGTCTCATCAGACCTCACTTCGGTTGCGAAAGAACGCCCTGCCGGCTGTGCGGCGCCAGGTTGTCACGGGCGTGGCGGGACCCGTCCCGTGGACGGCGGCGCACCATGGGGACGGCCCACGCCCGAGCCGCGGCAGGCACAGGGGGAGATCAGGACTGGTCCGGTGTCGACGGTGTGACGACGGGAGGCTCCAGCTACCCGCGCGCCGAGCTGCGGGAGATGACCGACGGCGGGGAGGAGGAGGCCGACTGGTCGACCACCGAGGGCACCCACACCCTCGTGGTCACCGAGGCGTGCCGGCGGCATCACGGTGCCGGGCCTGCCCGTCGCGGGCGGCCCGGCACCGCCGCGAACGCCGCGCAATCTCCATAAAGGTGAAGATTTCCGGAGTGGTGTGTGAATTCCCTTCTCAACGGCCAGGTCCGGCCGGTCCCCGGGCGCGTGCCGGGCCCGGTGCCGCCCTCGGAAGCGCCGTAACCGGTGTGGGGCGCTCCCCGTACGCAGTAAGTTCGGTCCGCGTGCCTGGTAACAGCAGGGGTTTGATCTCAGGCGAGGGGGGTGCCGTCGTGCGGCGGGGGGAGAAAGTGGGCAAGTACCGGCTCACCAGGGGGCCCGTCGAGGGGGGAAGAGGCGCGGTCTGGTTCGCCGTCGACACGGAGCTGGGCAGACCGGTCGTGCTCAAACGTGCCCTGCTCGAGGACAACAGCACGGCC is a window from the Streptomyces luomodiensis genome containing:
- a CDS encoding SpoIIE family protein phosphatase; the protein is MDTCPDGDRDLRPYELAVARALLGARSWGMVITDLSLRVLRSHMASTMFGDRAVPCGSPVQEFFPAQDTAEVERHLRCVAEEGRELADWRVPSPMPAAAGRPRIIALNALRLEDEQGQPVGLVVFLSDASERWYARHRLELLHRAANRIGGSLDVSRTAQDLADLLAPSMGDLCAVFLAQSVLVGEVPPGVAGLERNPLLCAAVSPRDAWPETMIPPGARLPTLPGLPEVLMVMRQGDARILDRQEHDRLFADHPALRDALIAPTERAQLSTALFARGKALGSVSLWRTEMEYPFDAEDARLLREIASRAALSVDNARRFTREHRAAVTLQYSLLPLQSTRVTGARTSGVYLPASGGTSPGGDWFDVIPLSSMRIALVTGDAAGHGVQAATMMGRLRAAVRTLANLDLPPDELLINLDDLVQQVAAEATDTTHAADGVGASCLYAIYDPVAGRCAMASAGHPSPAVARPGGQVEFLDLDPGPPLGVGGHPFEVTEVEIEPGSVLAFYTDGLVEQGGGDAGAGRERLRTALVQACGSSAFDVDKECRRIVAELTPAAADDDATLLLAHTHAIPADRTACWEFPADPETVTRARALTVRQLHDWGLAELAFSTELVVSELITNAIRYAGGPIQLGLIRDRVLTCEVSDAGTNQPHLRRAGLLDEGGRGMFLVAQLTTRWGSRYRVDGKTIWTEQSLA
- a CDS encoding polysaccharide lyase family 7 protein, translated to MRRIHRALLGGVLALGVSGAYHPVASAAGSPVAVTGVSASEDDGNVPANTLDNDLDTRWSAEGDGVWIRYDLGSRQTIGSVSIAWHKGDTRKTTFDVQLSDDGSSWTTALRRKTSSGTTQQPQNYDFTDASARYLRIVGHGNTSNDWTSITETTVNGPDSGNGDGGCDYPAEVLDLTNWYVGLPIGEAEKPTNVKQPELATYANDPWFTATPDCDAVRFRAAVNGVTTSGSSYPRSELREMTDSGRTQASWSSTSGEHTMVIDQAITALPEDKPHVVAGQIHDADDDVSVFRLEGSKLYITDGDDSHHKLVTDDYELGTRFQAKFVVSDKKIRAYYNGVLQTTLSKSFSGGYFKAGAYTQANCDNSAPCDDGNYGEVTIYGLSVTHGDQESSDPTQAAER